Below is a window of Thermodesulfomicrobium sp. WS DNA.
AACCCCCATTGCATATAGGCAACCACGGCAACGGGAATGGTCACGACCGTTGCACCGACATAGGGGATGATCACCGAAAGCCCCACCAACAGGCTGAGCAGCATGGCGTAGTTCAATCCGCACACCAGAAAAGTAATATAGGTCACCACCCACACGATGAGAATCTCAAGTATCTTGCCGCGCACATAGTCACTGACCTGCCGCTGAATATCCGCCCACACTTTGCTGGCAAGACGATGATCTTCCGGCAAAAAGCGGCGGAACCAATCGATGAGTAATGCTTTGTCCTTGAGAAAAAAGAACACCATGATGGGCAAAAGCACCAAATAAATGGTGAAGGTGATGACCGAACGCATACTGGAGAGACCATAGGCCACCAATTGGTGCCCATAACTGGCGATCTGGATGCGGAAGCTGTCCAAAAGCTCCGTCAAATACGCTTCGGAAAGGAGATGCGGATACCGATCCGGCAAATGCACGAGCACAGCCTGGGCACTGGCGACCATATCCGGCAACCGCCCCAGAAAATCCGTCACCTGACGGATGAGGAGCGGGGCAAGGCCAAGGACCAAAAACACCAAGAGCACCACAAAGAGCAGACACACCAGGCTGACCGCAACGAGGCGAGGCATGCCCATGCGCACCAACGGCCGCACCAAGCCCTCCAGGAGAAAGGCGATCACCAAGGCGGCGATCACTGGGGCCAAAAAGTCGCCAATCCACAACACCAAGGCGGACAGCACCGCGAGTACTGCCACCAGAGTAAAAAATTGGGGATTGGCAACCAAACGATCCAAGAGATTCCGCAACCAGTGCACATCGGCTCCTTGCCGGAAAGTGGACGTGGCCTAGCCTGGCCTGGTCGCGCCCGTCAACACGAAGGCCGCCCGCAGGCGGCCTTCGTGCGCAGACGAGATGTCCAGCGACGGATAGGTTTAGCGGATAAAGAGCATTTCCTGGTAGCTGGGCAGGGCCCATTGGTCATCGGCCACCATGGTCTCCAGGGCATCCGCCCATTGGCGCACCTCTGCCATGGCCGGCAAAATGACATCACAAGCATAGCGGGCATGGGCATGGGGTGAAGCCCCTTTGTCCGCAGCCAGCACGGCATCGAGGTGTTCGATGGCGTCCTGGAGCTTGCGCAGGTTTTCGGTGATCGCGTCGAGCATCTTGGTGCGGTAATCTTTCCCGATGGCGCGCAAATTGGCGCACACTGCCGCCAGCTCCCCCTGATAGCGGATGGCTGAAGGCAGAATGATGGTTCTCGCCATGCGCAAGGTAAGGGCCGCTTCGGTCTCGATGGTCTTGCAGTACTGCTCGGTATAGATTTCCTCGCGGCTTTTGAGCTCTGCCTCGGTGAAGACTCCGTACTTGGTGAAGAGTTCCACCACCTCCGGGCTGGTGAGCACGGGCAATGCGTCCGGAGTGGTCTTGAGGTTGGGCAACCCGCGGCGCTCCGCCTCCTTATGCCATTCTTCGGAGTATCCATCGCCGTTGAAGATGACTGCCTCGTGCTCGGTGATGATGGCACGCAAAAGGTCTTGTACCGCGGCATTGAGCTTGGAGGGATCCCCAGCGGTGGCTTTTTCCAGCTCCGTGGCGATATAATCCAGCGACTCGGCCATCATGGTATTGAGGGCCACCTGCGGCCCGGCGATGGACATGGACGAACCCACGGCGCGGAACTCGAAGCGGTTCCCGGTAAAGGCAAAGGGGCTGGTGCGGTTGCGGTCTCCCGGGTCCCGAGGCAGCGGCGGCAGGGTATCCACGCCCACATTCATGAAGCATTTTTGTTTGCACCCTTTGACCTGACCGGTCTTGATCTGCTCGAACACGTCGGTCAGTTGCTCGCCCAAGTACACCGACATGATGGCCGGCGGGGCCTCATTGGCGCCGAGACGGTGGTCGTTGGAGGCCGAGGCCACGGTGGCGCGCAGCAACGCGCCATATTTGTGCACCGCCCGGATGGCCGCCGCGCAGAACACCAAAAACTGGGCGTTCTCGTGGGGGGTGTCGCCGGGATCGAAAAGACTGCCGAGCTCGGCGTTGCCAATGGAGTAATTGAGGTGCTTGCCCGAGCCGTTGATGCCGGCGAAAGGCTTTTCGTGGAGCAGGCACATCATGCCGTAGCGCTTGGCCACGGTGCGCAGCACGGTCATGACGAGCTGGTTGTGATCCGTGGCCAAATTGCCCTGCTCATAGAGCGGCGCAATTTCGAACTGGCTGGGCGCCACCTCATTATGCCGCGTCTTTACGGGCACGCCTAATTTGTAGAGCTCCCGTTCCACTTCCATCATGAAAGAGAGCACCCGGCGGGGAATAACGCCAAAGTACTGGTCTTCGAACTCCTGGCCTTTGGCAGGCTTGGCGCCGAAAAGGGTGCGTCCGGCGATGAGCAGGTCCGGCCGGGCAAAGACAAAGTTGCGGTCGATGAGGAAATACTCCTGCTCCGGGCCAGCAAAACAGGTGACGGGAAGCGTCGTCTCGGTGCCAAAGAGTTTGAGCACCCGCTTGGCCTGTTTGTTCAACACCTGCAGGGAGCGCAGCAACGGCGTCTTTTTGTCCAGGGCTTCGCCGTTCCAGGAGACGAATGCCGTGGGGATGCACAAAAAGGTTCCATTAGGATTTTCCAGGATATACGCCGGACTGGTGACGTCCCACGCCGTGTATCCACGCGCCTCGAAGGTCGTGCGCAGTCCGCCGGAAGGAAAACTCGAGGCATCCGGCTCCCCCTGGATGAGCATCTTGCCGGAAAACTCGGCAATGGCCCCACCTTTGCCATCAGGCACCAAAAAAGAATCGTGTTTTTCCGCCGTAAGGCCGGTCAAGGGAAAAAACACATGGGTAAAATGCGTGGCCCCTTTCTCGATGGCCCAATCTTTCATGGCCGCGGCCACAATGTCCGCAATGGTCGGGTCCAGCTTTTCTCCCAGCTCGATGGTCTTCTTGAGCGACTTATAGACGTCTTTGGGCAGACGTTCCCGCATGACTTGGTCGCTGAATACGTTGCATCCGTAGATTTCCGTCGGTTTTTCCTCGTGGAAGTGCATCCCAGAAGAAGTCGGTGTATACTCTAAAATCGCCCGAATGGCATCCCGCCGGGTAGAAAATCCGCTCATATACTCCTCCAAAAAATGATAGGTTCGCGCCATGCGCTTGCCGTATGAACTAACCCCCAAGGATTAGCAAGCTCGGGACCAAAAATACAAACTGGCTA
It encodes the following:
- a CDS encoding AI-2E family transporter codes for the protein MHWLRNLLDRLVANPQFFTLVAVLAVLSALVLWIGDFLAPVIAALVIAFLLEGLVRPLVRMGMPRLVAVSLVCLLFVVLLVFLVLGLAPLLIRQVTDFLGRLPDMVASAQAVLVHLPDRYPHLLSEAYLTELLDSFRIQIASYGHQLVAYGLSSMRSVITFTIYLVLLPIMVFFFLKDKALLIDWFRRFLPEDHRLASKVWADIQRQVSDYVRGKILEILIVWVVTYITFLVCGLNYAMLLSLLVGLSVIIPYVGATVVTIPVAVVAYMQWGFESQFMVALGAYLVIQILDGNVLVPLLLSEVVNIHPIAVIASILVFGGLWGFWGVFFAIPLATVVQAVLNAWWARDVETDGAVC
- a CDS encoding glutamine synthetase III; amino-acid sequence: MSGFSTRRDAIRAILEYTPTSSGMHFHEEKPTEIYGCNVFSDQVMRERLPKDVYKSLKKTIELGEKLDPTIADIVAAAMKDWAIEKGATHFTHVFFPLTGLTAEKHDSFLVPDGKGGAIAEFSGKMLIQGEPDASSFPSGGLRTTFEARGYTAWDVTSPAYILENPNGTFLCIPTAFVSWNGEALDKKTPLLRSLQVLNKQAKRVLKLFGTETTLPVTCFAGPEQEYFLIDRNFVFARPDLLIAGRTLFGAKPAKGQEFEDQYFGVIPRRVLSFMMEVERELYKLGVPVKTRHNEVAPSQFEIAPLYEQGNLATDHNQLVMTVLRTVAKRYGMMCLLHEKPFAGINGSGKHLNYSIGNAELGSLFDPGDTPHENAQFLVFCAAAIRAVHKYGALLRATVASASNDHRLGANEAPPAIMSVYLGEQLTDVFEQIKTGQVKGCKQKCFMNVGVDTLPPLPRDPGDRNRTSPFAFTGNRFEFRAVGSSMSIAGPQVALNTMMAESLDYIATELEKATAGDPSKLNAAVQDLLRAIITEHEAVIFNGDGYSEEWHKEAERRGLPNLKTTPDALPVLTSPEVVELFTKYGVFTEAELKSREEIYTEQYCKTIETEAALTLRMARTIILPSAIRYQGELAAVCANLRAIGKDYRTKMLDAITENLRKLQDAIEHLDAVLAADKGASPHAHARYACDVILPAMAEVRQWADALETMVADDQWALPSYQEMLFIR